A DNA window from Camelina sativa cultivar DH55 chromosome 13, Cs, whole genome shotgun sequence contains the following coding sequences:
- the LOC104734483 gene encoding cationic amino acid transporter 6, chloroplastic, which produces MEVQSSDNNGDGGHSSFSSLRVYLNSLSKTPSRLSRRVISVSTSSEEMSRVRAVSGEQMRRTLRWYDLIGLGIGGMVGAGVFVTTGRASRIYAGPSIVVSYAIAGLCALLSAFCYTEFAVHLPVAGGAFSYVRVTFGEFPAFFTGANLILDYVFSNAAVSRSFTAYLGSAFGISTSKWRFFVTGLPKGFNEIDPVAVVVVIAITVIICCGTRESSKVNMIMTAFHIAFVLFVIVMGFLKGDSKNLSVPANPEHPSGFFPFGAAGVFNGAAMVYLSYIGYDAVSTMAEEVENPVKDIPVGVSGSVAIVTVLYCLMAVSMSMLLPYDLIDPEAPFSAAFKGSNGWEWVTKVVGIGASFGILTSLLVAMLGQARYMCVIGRSRVVPFCFSKIHPKTSTPVNASIFLGIFTAALALFTDLNVLLNLVSIGTLFVFYMVANALIFRRYVPLQPTKPWTTLSFLALFSITSLVFTLIWKLLPEGKPKAFMLGAIAVVAIAMVLIFHCMVPQAWKPELWGVPFMPWTPCVSIFLNIFLLGSLDAPSYARFGVFSCLIVLVYLLYGVHASSDAEANGSFDVREDRQVLKELTEVV; this is translated from the exons atggagGTGCAAAGCAGCGACAACAATGGCGATGGCGGTCACTCTTCTTTCTCCAGTCTCCGCGTCTACCTCAACTCTCTTTCCAAGACGCCTTCTCGCTTATCCCGCCGTGTGATTTCCGTCTCGACGTCTTCCGAAGAGATGAGCCGCGTCCGTGCCGTCTCCGGCGAGCAGATGCGCCGTACTCTCCGGTGGTATGATCTCATTGGACTCGGAATCGGCGGAATGGTCGGCGCCGGTGTTTTTGTAACCACCGGACGTGCCAGTCGCATCTACGCCGGTCCTTCGATCGTCGTCTCTTACGCCATCGCCGGACTCTGCGCTCTCCTCTCCGCTTTCTGTTACACTGAATTCGCCGTCCATCTCCCCGTCGCCGGCGGTGCCTTCAGCTACGTCCGTGTCACATTCG GTGAGTTTCCTGCATTTTTCACCGGAGCGAATCTAATACTGGACTACGTATTCTCAAACGCCGCCGTTTCGAGGAGCTTCACGGCTTATTTAGGATCAGCTTTCGGGATCTCAACTTCAAAGTGGAGATTCTTCGTCACCGGTCTACCAAAAGGATTCAACGAGATCGATCCGGTGGCAGTTGTCGTAGTCATCGCAATCACCGTCATCATCTGTTGCGGCACAAGAGAGAGCTCGAAGGTGAACATGATCATGACTGCATTTCACATCGCATTCGTACTCTTCGTGATCGTGATGGGATTTCTGAAAGGAGATTCGAAGAATTTATCCGTACCGGCGAATCCAGAGCATCCTTCGGGGTTTTTTCCGTTCGGTGCGGCGGGTGTTTTCAACGGAGCCGCCATGGTATACTTGAGCTACATAGGATACGACGCCGTTTCAACCATGGCGGAAGAGGTAGAGAATCCGGTGAAAGACATACCCGTGGGTGTCTCTGGCTCCGTGGCGATCGTCACCGTGCTCTACTGTCTCATGGCTGTGTCAATGTCAATGCTTCTCCCATACGATCTG ATAGATCCGGAGGCGCCGTTTTCAGCGGCGTTCAAAGGATCGAACGGCTGGGAATGGGTGACGAAAGTGGTGGGGATAGGAGCAAGCTTTGGGATATTAACATCACTTTTGGTGGCAATGTTAGGTCAGGCTCGATACATGTGCGTCATCGGACGGTCCAGAGTGGTCCCCTTTTGCTTCTCTAAGATTCATCCCAAAACATCTACGCCAGTCAACGCCTCCATTTTTCTTG GCATTTTCACGGCGGCTCTTGCGCTTTTCACCGACCTAAACGTTCTCCTAAACCTTGTATCTATTGGAACACTGTTCGTCTTCTACATGGTCGCAAACGCTCTCATCTTCAGACGTTACGTCCCTCTCCAACCTACCAAACCATGGACTACACTTTCTTTCCTCGCACTATTCTCCATAACCTCACTCGTCTTCACCCTCATTTGGAAACTTTTGCCCGAAGGCAAGCCTAAAGCTTTCATGCTAGGCGCCATCGCAGTGGTGGCTATAGCCATGGTGTTGATATTTCATTGCATGGTCCCTCAGGCGTGGAAACCCGAGTTATGGGGAGTCCCGTTCATGCCGTGGACCCCGTGCGTGTCGATTTTTTTGAACATATTTTTGCTTGGTTCGTTGGACGCACCCTCTTACGCCCGTTTTGGGGTCTTCTCCTGTTTGATCGTGCTCGTGTATTTGTTATATGGCGTTCATGCGAGTTCTGATGCTGAAGCAAATGGGTCTTTTGATGTACGGGAAGATAGACAAGTGTTGAAAGAATTGACCGAAGTAGTGTGA